In Bubalus kerabau isolate K-KA32 ecotype Philippines breed swamp buffalo chromosome 4, PCC_UOA_SB_1v2, whole genome shotgun sequence, one DNA window encodes the following:
- the LOC129650980 gene encoding tumor necrosis factor receptor superfamily member 10B-like, with protein MEIWVVKKGEEEKNGCTPTKDTECQCKPGTFRGEDAPEFCQKCSTGCPDGKVMVMKCTPWSNIKCVDQESSTLPHGEAPVPGELATMSQRLPITLSPSSGLSRLVIKIVSVIAAVLIGCVWCYFTGLFNECWHKVIGFSSIWWPQTLSNCITTKPRVDTVPGVSYAVVPESLNWPGGSRLNVGGRLAC; from the exons ATGgagatctgggtggtgaagaagg gagaagaagaaaaaaatggctgcACCCCGACCAAGGACACTGAGTGTCAGTGCAAACCTGGCACTTTCCGTGGAGAAGATGCCCCTGAATTCTGTCAAAAATGCAGCACCGG GTGCCCTGATGGGAAGGTCATGGTCATGAAATGTACCCCCTGGAGCAACATCAAGTGTGTGGACCAAGAATCAAGTACCCTGCCCCATGGGGAGGCCCCAGTTCCTGGAGAGCTAGCAACCATGAGCCAGAGACTACCCATCACTCTCTCTCCCTCATCAGGCCTTTCAAGGCTGGTGATTAAAATTGTATCTGTAATTGCTGCTGTCCTAATCGGATGTGTATGGTGCTACTTTACAG GTCTCTTTAATGAGTGCTGGCACAAGGTGATCGGTTTCTCCAGCATCTGGTGGCCTCAGACCCTCAGTAACTGCATCACAACAAAGCCCAGGGTGGACACGGTCCCCGGTGTGTCCTATGCTGTTGTCCCTGAGTCTCTCAACTGGCCTGGGGGCTCTAGGCTGAATGTAGGAGGGAGACTGGCCTGCTGA